Below is a genomic region from Gigantopelta aegis isolate Gae_Host chromosome 1, Gae_host_genome, whole genome shotgun sequence.
tttgtcttctcataaatattaagacgaccagaaacacatggaatatatagacactgatattctaaacaagcaaatatatttaatatgtaagtttattcgtagaaatattttattagtaagaaatatcttacaactcaGGAATTTTCCTTTAAGCTATATGTAACTGGACAGAATATTGATAATCAACAATGAGTTATGATTAACAATGTATATAACAGAACAGTAGTTATTGACAATTGGACATGCGTTATCAGCCATATGCACCTGACGAGCAAGTTGATAAACAATCATGTATTATGTGTAACTTGACCGTATAAATGCTGTTTTATGTTTCAATACCAACAACCATGATATATTGGTAATGTGACAAAAAATTGATGATTATATGCAGGTTGGTAtcatttgtatacaaattaacAATATATCCATTATTACATACTTGATTTTATATCGATTGTAACTAGCACAATAGCATATTGATACGTGTGCACCAATTTGTGTCAGTTGTAGATAACACTGCATTATATTGAGGGTTATATACTAGTTCTATTAGTTGTACCTAAGGGTACAACGTATCCATGGATATACACTTGATTTTATCAGTTGTAACCCATCGGACAATGTACTAGtagtaataaatcaatttggTCAGTTATATCTAaatgggatatatatatatatatatatatatatatatatatatatatatatatatatatatatatatatatatatgtgtgtgtgtgtgtgtgtgtgtgtgtgtgcgcgcgtatgcgtgtgttgtatgtgtgtctctctatatgtgtatgtgcgtctATATGTGAAATACtgcatatctctctctctctctctctctctctctctctctctctctctctctctctctgtgtgtgcgtgcgcgcgcgcgtgtgtgtgtgtgtgtgtgcgtgtgtgtgtgcgcgtgtgttgtatgtgtgtctctctataTGTGAATGTGCGTCTATATGTGAAAGactgcatctctctctctctctctctctctctctctctctctctctctctctctctctctctctcgctctctcgctctgtgtgtatgtgtgtctttacaatgtatatgtaaCAGGACAGCGTATTCATGGTTACATtccctgcgcatgctgtaacctcaccgtggtgcagtgGTGTAACGTTCtgtttgagaatggccaatatctgtgatatttgtattgttgcagttctttacactgtttttagttaaatcttgaatttttatattcatgttgatcatcaccttatttgtttgcattaccatagtttgacacccaatagccaatgtatttttcgtgctgcgatgtcgttaaacagcGATTCATTTATTCCTCAAGTGTCCACCTCTATCACCACTCAACCCCGGTTTATACAGCCATAACTGTTTTCAGGTTGAGGAAAGAATATGTTGTCTAGCTTATTTGTATCTatactttaattaattatattaattacattgatacatgtgtgtgtgtaattgaatgaatgtttgtttaacggcaccccagcacaaaaatatatatcggctattggtatgtgtgtgtgtgtgtgtgtgtgtgtgtgtgtgtgtgtgtgtgtgaaagaaagaaatgctttatttaacgacgcactcaacacattttatttacggttatatggcgtcagacatatggttacggaccacacatattttgagaggaaacccgctgtcgccacttcatgggctactctttccgattagcagcaagggatcttttatttgcgcttcccacaggcaggatagcacaaaccatggcctttgttgaaccagttatggatcgctggtcagtgcaagtggtttacacctacccattgagccttgtgagcactcactcagggtttggagtctgtatctggattaaaaataccatgcctcgactgggatccgaacccagtacctaccagcctgttgactgatggcctaaccatgacgccaccgaggccggtttgtgtgtgtgtgtgtgtgtgtgtgtgtgtgtgtgtgtgtgtgtgtgtgtgtcgttcACATCCGATGTGCCTGATTGCGCTTCCGAGCCCAAACTGTCATTAGGTGTAACTCGGAGGTGTCTTTTGATAGTCCACATAAAAATATGACAACAGGGCGACACTCACtggttatttcaaaataattgctTTAACCACAGCTGATCCAAATATCTGAATATCATTATATCGATTCATCGATTGTTTAATGCATGCCAAGTACTCAACattctattttaatattaaatcgTGTGTAATTATAAATCGACAAACAACTGAATGAATGTAAGATAAAAAAGGGACTATGTAGACAATACACTACGGGACGTACCTTTTATAGAAATACAAGGAATGTTAAATGTTGTAAGGgactttataaataaatatgttttcaataaatataattgtaatataattgtaatatacaAAGACCACCGACACACATTATATTAAAAGACAAGAAACGTTGTCAgagattttataaaaaacaaaaaacaaacaacaaaaacaaacaaaaaacaaacaaacaaaaaacaacaacaaacaattgcAAACCAATCACACAAAAGAAATGGGTTAATGAGTTTTCTTACAAGGATTTAAGTGATTACAATATAGACTACAACACCAAGTACTGTCTAAACACATTtctatgtaaaataaatattgaacaagaaaacaaatgttaattatGTAAATCGTTTCCAGAAAcgcatattcatttattttggttCTGTCCATTAATAGAAACGTGTTGGCAAAACCTATAGGAATTGCTGAAAAGGACTGAACTCATATTAGGCATCTTAATTTTACggttacatatatatttcaaatacatgATAACCATAGGGCACATggtataataaatgttattatatgtacaatcgtttaaaaataatatttaattacaatactGAAAAGGTGCTTGCATTTCCTAATTGTTACCTGACCAAATCTGATCAACGTTTGTCGATCTACATACATTTGATtaaatagttgttgttttgtgttaaaaGGACGAGACTGTGTTTATGTGttttaatatatcaaacaaGAATCAACTTGTATTAATACAGAGAAAagattttcattatttacaaatgtatttttcttacACCCCCGTCTCTTTCCCTTcgtcccctgcgtgtgctgtaacctcaccgtggtgcaggggtataacattctctttgagaatggccaatacagcacaaaattgaagttttgagtagaattcagtatctgtaaaattctgtgatatttgtgttttggcacggttctttacactgtttttgtttgagtcttgaatttttgtgttgatgttggtcatcactttatttatttgcattaccatagtttgacacccaatagctgatgtatttttcgtgctggggtgtcgttaaatattcattcattcattcattctttcccTTCGTATAATTCTTATGCAAGTATATATTTACTAAAATTAAGCTTAGCATCTAATGACGTAATCGTACAATAGTGTGAGTATTTTTACAGTAACAAATACTGTTCTCAAATTATTGTACAGAATATTGTGTTTTGGACATGCATCTCTTAGTTAAATGTACTATTGGTATAGCGTTTCAGCACTTATTTTGTAAGGTAATGAATTAGAAGTTTCCAATTCTAGTATTGTCAATGTATTTTGTGGCAatacatgatttaaaaaaacaaaaacataataaatacatatctaAGTGTGTGAAATAGAAAATGAGAGCTTGAGATGCAAGTTACTTACTTGACACGTCTGTATGTGTGGGTTCTTTTATAAAACTACATCGAATTTCTCATGAATATCTggtgttttattttaagtttgttGATGTCGAGGTTGTGATCACCGGAATCGTGGATGTGTTTCCGAGATTTCTTCGATACAAATCATTTATTACGGGGATTTATTGTGCATTCGGCTTCCTTGTGGGTCTCCCGTACTGCACTAATGTAAGTATGCAAGGCAATAAGGACAGACTCGCTTGTGTGAACTAACCCCAATCAAGATATACCCTatacgtttgtttgtttgtttgtattgtttatggttgtttggttgttggtttgttgggtttttgttttgtttggggttttttggggtcttttgttttgttttgtttgtgtgcttcacagtGTCGGTGTTGAGGTACCCAGAGCTCACTGACTTACAattatgcatacatacatacatatatacatacatacatgctggggcgtcgttaaatattcattcattcattcaaataaaaacatttcaatagcaattttacactgaaagctgtgcaGCGTtcagaaacaaaaaaacgttacacactagtttattttgatgtaaggatatCGCAAACGAGGTCagtcgagtttgacgtcattttcattcaaaaagaTACCGCACCAcgtattcttacgtcatttgaatatcaagTAATGACGGACaagaattaaagttgcgtgtacagtttacaaaaaaaacaacaacaaacaaacaaacaaaaaaaccccaaaaacaacaacaacagcaaacaaacaaacaaacaaaaaacaacgcTGTATttagcttgagattatatgataacgAAATTATTACACTAGTGTGTTttagtatcgtcaatatcatacatTAATATACTCGCTAGAGGCtggcataatacaatttattttcctaatatatgatattgacgatggCGAAATACACTCTGGTAATCACCtctgtatatacatacagtagCATGTACATCAAtagcaaaatgttttacatgcatataattatatatcatttcATACGTGTAAACAACCAGTcgtacgcgcgcgcgcgcgtgcgcgcacacacacacacacacacacacacacacacacacacacacagacatatacgaTATGcttatatgaatatatttagaTGCATACATTTTAAAGAGTGTAATCAAGTATGCAATTAGGAATTATGTTTTCTGGTTGCAAGAAGTGGAAAGAGTTGAAACACTGCCACTTTATCCCATGATGGTAAGGATTCTGTggggtaaaaaacaaaacccaccaacACTTgcttaaaacaatattaaaagttTAACTAGCAATCAAACTACAATCGACAACTGTCGTTACCACTGGACATTGGAGCTTGCACCTCAGAATTAAGATTAGTCTCAACAACCGACAGTAATAGCGTGGTATGTTCTAAGATTAAATACCTATTTTGTCATGTCATATCATAAATCTGAAGTAACAGAACATCTTGTCGTCTTATGCATTTATTATATCCAGGGTGGAATCTACATATTCCAACTGGCTGACTGGTACGTAGCGGCTCTCGTGCTCGCCATAGGAATCATGGAATGCATGATCGTGACCTGGATATATGGTGAGACATTAAAATTCACTTTCAATAGTTCAAcgtctttcgctgtccaccttcACATCACACTCCgtgtctctccaaccgcaacAAACGTGTATTACAAtatttacgtgatactgacttttattctaaattttaattgtatctatctGAGATATTTGAaaattttgcacagttctttacactgtgttttttatTCAAACGTTAAATTTGTAACTTGATGTTCATCATCccattatttttgcatttaccttagtttgacacccaatagccgatatcgctggggtgtcgttaaacattcattcattcattcattcattgactcGTTCATTCATTTACCCTAACCGAAACAAGTATTTGTCTCCAGTGGTTAGTTTTGCATTGAGTGCATTGTCGTATTACTTCTGGTATTCTTAACAGGCAAGTGTAAAACtttgttgtctgtctgtctctcgctctctccctctctctctttctctctctctctctctctctctctctctctctctctctctctctctctctctctctctctctctctctctctctctctctcaagtcTCAAATTTACAATATGTTGGACATGCACTAGtccttttaaaatatactgagttgctgttaaacaaatatagatattattCCGTTCACAGTTGGTGGAAATATGAAGCATCCAGTGTAATTTTACTACATTCTAGAAATAAGTTCAGATGCGCCAGATATTCTGGTGATCTACTGTGTTTTTCTCTTTCAGGATTCAAGTGTCTAGATGAAGATCTGGAACTCATGATAGGAAGGAATGTTCCCGtcgttttcaaaatctttctaACTTACGTCACTCCACTGGTATTGTTGGTACGTTGATTGCACATTACGTGACACATTTAGATTCACGAGTTAACACACCAAAGTATACTTAATATTGCAGTAACATTAGTCCGAAACATAAACTGCTTATATCTACAATAACTGGTCTTCCCATATTGTAGTGTCTTTATGTTTAAATGTTGCATTAGTTAAATATTAAAGACAGTTTCAGTCGACTTGTGTGTGTTAACTACGGCAACGGCAGTTTcaatttttctgcataatttatttttccgGGGACCTGTCATTGTTTAtctgttttgggggttttgtctTAATTAACTGCGAAACTGCTGTCGAACATAGTGTTGATACAATTTTTATCCAtgacatttaaacaatttatttttgccgTGACATTTTCTGAATTCTTATGGTTGAGTTACCAGCAGAGtgatagtttttgttttggagTGGATGGGAGAGTATATTTATCCAAGATGACAAAAGGTTATCTTCTTGCAGGTTACTGTGGTGTTTACGCTTGCGCAGTACACACTTCCAACATACGGGAAATACGAGTACCCGAACTACAGTGCGGTCATTGGTTGGATCTACGCTGCGATCCCGATCACGCCGATTCCCTTGTTCTTCATCTGGGAATTTGCTAAAGCCGAGGGGCCAATGAGGGCGGTAAGACGGTTGATCGCTTTTAGTTACGTTTT
It encodes:
- the LOC121389423 gene encoding sodium- and chloride-dependent taurine transporter-like; translation: MLVMFIGEGTSIFSGFVTFTILGVMAHRQGVHVSEVVSSGPGLGFVTYPQALSGLPIPQMWSFLFFVMLLTVGLDSQFVDVEVVITGIVDVFPRFLRYKSFITGIYCAFGFLVGLPYCTNGGIYIFQLADWYVAALVLAIGIMECMIVTWIYGFKCLDEDLELMIGRNVPVVFKIFLTYVTPLVLLVTVVFTLAQYTLPTYGKYEYPNYSAVIGWIYAAIPITPIPLFFIWEFAKAEGPMRARLAKTISPSDNWVPNTCSSRTKYRQKQQNSFRENICHVCSQ